Proteins encoded in a region of the Azospirillum sp. TSH58 genome:
- a CDS encoding GNAT family N-acetyltransferase, whose product MEGYRVRVMSRAELDLAVDWARAEGWNPGLHDAGAFHAVDPEGFLIGELDGEPAACLSVVRYPENFGFLGFYIVRPGMRGRGLGWDLWKAGLRHLEGCTVGLDGVVAQQDNYRKSGFALAYRNVRYGGAPPAGTSSAAALVDARTVPFDRLLAWDRALFPAPRAGFLSNWIALPGATALAAVVDGELRGFGVIRPCHSGSKIGPLYAADRGTARDLALALAATAGDAPIFLDVPEVNRDAVLLAEELGLTPQFETARMYLGPAPTIDTARLFGVTTFELG is encoded by the coding sequence ATGGAAGGCTACCGCGTGCGCGTGATGAGCCGGGCCGAGCTGGATCTGGCCGTCGACTGGGCGCGGGCGGAGGGCTGGAACCCCGGCCTGCACGACGCCGGAGCCTTCCACGCCGTGGACCCCGAAGGTTTCCTGATCGGGGAGCTGGACGGCGAGCCGGCAGCCTGCCTCTCCGTCGTCCGCTATCCCGAGAACTTCGGCTTCCTCGGCTTCTACATCGTACGGCCCGGAATGCGCGGGCGCGGGCTCGGCTGGGACCTCTGGAAGGCAGGGCTGAGGCATTTGGAAGGCTGCACCGTTGGGCTGGACGGGGTGGTGGCCCAGCAGGACAACTATCGCAAGTCCGGCTTCGCGCTGGCCTACCGCAACGTCCGCTACGGCGGCGCCCCGCCCGCCGGAACCTCCTCCGCCGCGGCGCTGGTGGACGCCCGGACGGTGCCCTTCGACCGGCTGCTGGCGTGGGACCGCGCCCTGTTCCCGGCGCCGCGCGCCGGTTTCCTGTCCAATTGGATCGCCCTGCCCGGCGCCACCGCGCTGGCCGCCGTGGTCGACGGGGAGTTGCGGGGCTTCGGGGTGATCCGCCCCTGCCACAGCGGCAGCAAGATCGGCCCGCTCTACGCCGCCGACCGCGGCACGGCGCGCGATCTGGCTCTGGCGCTCGCCGCCACGGCGGGCGACGCCCCGATCTTCCTCGACGTTCCGGAGGTCAACCGCGACGCCGTCCTGCTGGCGGAGGAGCTGGGCCTGACACCGCAGTTCGAAACGGCCCGCATGTATCTCGGCCCCGCCCCAACCATCGACACCGCGCGTCTGTTCGGGGTGACGACCTTCGAATTGGGCTGA
- a CDS encoding aspartate/glutamate racemase family protein produces the protein MRILVVNPNTTASMTEKAGAAARAVAAPGTEIVAANPAMGPASIEGYYDEALAVPGLLEVIAAHERAAPGIDGVVIACFDDVGLDAARCLAAVPVVGICEAAMKTATLLGGRFSVVTTMPRSVPALEHLAERYGVAGRCRVRAAGVPVLALEDPASGAVERVRETIRQAIAEDGAESVVLGCAGMADLARALTAEMGVPVVDGVTAAVKLVEGLAVLGLRTGKTGGYAFPLPKPYAGDMARFAPAPQP, from the coding sequence ATGCGCATCCTGGTCGTCAATCCCAACACCACCGCCTCGATGACCGAGAAGGCCGGAGCGGCCGCCCGCGCCGTCGCGGCGCCGGGGACGGAGATCGTCGCCGCCAACCCGGCCATGGGACCCGCCAGCATCGAGGGCTATTACGACGAGGCGCTCGCCGTTCCCGGCCTGCTGGAGGTCATCGCCGCCCATGAACGCGCCGCACCCGGCATCGACGGCGTGGTGATCGCCTGCTTCGACGATGTCGGGCTGGACGCCGCGCGTTGCCTCGCCGCCGTCCCGGTGGTCGGCATCTGCGAGGCGGCGATGAAGACCGCCACCCTGCTCGGCGGGCGGTTCAGCGTGGTCACCACCATGCCGCGCTCCGTCCCGGCGCTGGAGCATCTGGCGGAGCGCTACGGCGTGGCCGGGCGCTGCCGGGTGCGCGCCGCCGGCGTGCCGGTGCTGGCGCTGGAGGACCCGGCGTCCGGCGCCGTGGAACGGGTGCGCGAAACCATCCGCCAAGCCATCGCGGAGGACGGGGCGGAGAGCGTCGTCCTGGGCTGCGCCGGGATGGCGGATCTGGCGCGTGCCCTGACCGCCGAGATGGGCGTGCCGGTGGTTGACGGCGTCACCGCCGCGGTGAAGCTGGTGGAGGGGCTGGCCGTGCTGGGCTTGCGCACCGGCAAGACCGGCGGTTACGCTTTCCCCCTGCCCAAACCCTACGCCGGGGACATGGCGCGCTTCGCCCCCGCCCCGCAGCCCTGA
- a CDS encoding RcnB family protein, whose translation MSRILIAAMTAATVLAGLGTQDAAAAGWGPDHREPPRIERDHRGPDLHRPDLHRPDLRRPESHRPTPPVHRAARHWKPGDRLPTAYASRRHVIATPAAYHLHRPPRGHHWVRAGSDAILVASGSGIMVRIVPGLFR comes from the coding sequence ATGTCGCGCATCCTGATCGCCGCCATGACCGCCGCTACCGTGCTGGCCGGCCTGGGCACCCAAGACGCTGCCGCCGCCGGCTGGGGACCGGATCACCGCGAACCGCCGCGGATCGAGCGGGACCACCGCGGTCCCGATCTGCACCGCCCCGATCTGCACCGCCCCGATCTGCGCCGTCCTGAATCGCACCGCCCGACTCCGCCGGTCCACCGCGCGGCGCGGCACTGGAAGCCCGGCGACCGGCTGCCCACCGCCTACGCCTCGCGGCGCCACGTCATCGCCACGCCCGCCGCCTATCACCTGCACCGGCCGCCACGCGGCCATCACTGGGTCCGCGCCGGATCGGACGCCATTCTGGTGGCGTCCGGATCGGGAATCATGGTCCGGATCGTCCCCGGCCTGTTCCGCTGA